Proteins from a genomic interval of Salinarchaeum sp. Harcht-Bsk1:
- a CDS encoding uroporphyrinogen-III synthase has protein sequence MTSTPTVAVFRPDDERIDEAVTALTEAGLDPVADPMLAIEPTGAIPRVEAADVVIFTSKTGVELVAEAGWSPPTDATIAAIGDATETALRDAGYEVDLVPEEYSSRGLVDALTSAIERGEVESIEVARSDHGSDVLLDGLAAAGATVQETVLYELRRPADAGESTELAAEGSLDGACFTSSLTVEHFLAAAADRGLEAAARGGLETAVVGAIGEPTAETLRERGIAVDVIPATADVDVLVDDVAAAIEARLD, from the coding sequence ATGACTTCCACGCCGACGGTCGCCGTGTTCCGTCCCGACGACGAACGCATCGACGAGGCGGTGACAGCGCTCACCGAGGCGGGGCTCGACCCGGTCGCCGATCCGATGCTCGCGATCGAGCCGACCGGTGCGATTCCACGCGTGGAGGCGGCCGACGTCGTGATCTTCACGAGCAAGACTGGCGTCGAACTCGTCGCCGAGGCCGGCTGGTCGCCGCCGACCGACGCGACGATCGCCGCCATCGGCGACGCTACTGAGACAGCGCTCCGGGACGCAGGCTACGAAGTGGATCTCGTGCCCGAGGAGTATTCCTCTCGCGGCCTCGTCGACGCGCTCACGTCGGCGATCGAGCGCGGCGAGGTCGAGTCGATCGAGGTCGCCCGCTCCGACCACGGGAGCGACGTGCTGCTCGACGGGCTCGCGGCGGCCGGCGCCACGGTGCAGGAGACGGTGCTCTACGAACTCCGGCGACCGGCGGACGCCGGCGAGTCGACCGAACTCGCGGCCGAGGGGTCCCTGGACGGCGCCTGTTTCACGTCGTCGTTGACCGTCGAGCACTTCCTCGCCGCGGCTGCCGACCGCGGGCTCGAGGCGGCGGCGCGAGGGGGGCTCGAGACAGCCGTCGTCGGTGCCATCGGCGAACCGACGGCAGAGACGCTTCGCGAACGGGGGATCGCCGTGGACGTGATCCCGGCGACGGCCGACGTCGACGTGCTCGTCGACGACGTCGCGGCAGCGATCGAGGCACGCCTCGACTGA
- a CDS encoding sensor histidine kinase encodes MQTVRALLIGVPDRTRADLLDAGIDVESVGSIDEATDRLHELRDGAPIHCVVGWIDDDRDVDLDVPATDAVPRPPRVLAGERPLAAIAADVVGAGVDEYVQFDPDADASAVVEVVERTAAEYEASLDRARVPIDAPDPGFLLRKGRIAVAADDLESCFVADELVGVEITSLVADADRDGLGDVLRSVGAKATSLRVTPLGDRHRTTELRLRRSPIDGAIVGTARDVTDDEHERAAMAEAAAQLDSLLQNIPMSIYFKDELGRHERVSDNITQTDPDEYIRNDEGKVHPHSDDVIGKTDFDLYAPSFAEQTYEDDMRVIEDEERIVNHIESGTTNLGEPLYTSTTKVPRYDADGDVVGLVGVTIDVTERVTQREELERQNERLNEFAEVLTHDLRNPLNVANGYLDVLEATDDQTAIEEVANALARMESLIEEIRAFVLEGRLVEEPEAVDLRAVAREAWTTVETGETSLEFDGDLQLSADRARLRRLLENLFRNAIEHGRPGTATEGLTITVTSGDHEFAVEDDGVGISPDEAERVFERGFTTSGDGTGFGLAIVESIAEAHGWSISATESDAGGARFVFSDVVHADTGIGRTIA; translated from the coding sequence GTGCAGACCGTGCGAGCGTTGTTGATCGGCGTCCCCGACAGGACGAGGGCCGATCTGCTCGACGCTGGGATCGACGTGGAGTCCGTGGGCTCGATCGACGAGGCCACCGATCGACTCCACGAGCTCCGCGACGGCGCTCCGATTCACTGCGTCGTCGGCTGGATCGACGACGATCGCGACGTCGATCTGGACGTTCCGGCCACCGATGCCGTCCCGCGGCCGCCCCGCGTCCTCGCCGGCGAACGGCCGCTCGCTGCCATCGCCGCCGACGTCGTCGGAGCGGGCGTCGACGAGTACGTCCAGTTCGATCCGGACGCCGACGCCTCTGCGGTGGTCGAGGTCGTCGAACGGACTGCCGCCGAGTACGAGGCGTCGCTCGATCGTGCCCGCGTGCCGATCGATGCACCGGACCCGGGTTTCCTCCTTCGTAAAGGACGGATCGCAGTCGCGGCCGACGACCTCGAGTCGTGTTTCGTCGCCGACGAACTCGTGGGCGTCGAGATCACGTCCCTCGTCGCCGACGCGGATCGCGACGGGCTGGGTGACGTTCTCCGGTCCGTCGGGGCCAAAGCGACGAGTCTGCGGGTGACCCCACTCGGCGATCGCCACCGGACGACCGAACTCCGGCTTCGTCGCTCGCCGATCGACGGGGCGATCGTCGGCACCGCCCGCGACGTGACCGACGACGAGCACGAGCGCGCTGCCATGGCCGAAGCGGCAGCCCAGCTGGACTCGTTACTCCAGAACATCCCGATGTCGATCTATTTCAAGGACGAACTCGGCCGCCACGAGCGCGTCAGCGACAACATCACGCAGACCGATCCGGACGAGTACATCAGGAACGACGAGGGGAAGGTCCACCCCCATTCGGACGACGTCATCGGCAAGACGGACTTCGACCTCTACGCGCCGTCCTTCGCCGAGCAGACGTACGAAGACGACATGCGCGTTATCGAGGACGAGGAACGAATCGTCAACCACATCGAATCGGGCACGACGAACCTCGGTGAGCCTCTCTACACGTCCACGACCAAGGTGCCTCGCTACGACGCGGACGGCGACGTCGTCGGGCTCGTCGGCGTCACCATCGACGTCACCGAGCGGGTGACCCAGCGCGAGGAACTCGAGCGCCAGAACGAGCGGCTCAACGAGTTCGCGGAGGTTCTCACGCACGACCTGCGCAACCCGCTGAACGTCGCCAACGGCTACCTCGACGTCCTCGAAGCGACCGACGATCAGACTGCGATCGAGGAAGTGGCCAACGCCCTCGCCCGGATGGAGTCGCTGATCGAGGAGATACGGGCCTTCGTCCTGGAGGGCCGCCTCGTCGAGGAGCCCGAGGCGGTCGATCTCCGCGCTGTGGCACGCGAGGCGTGGACGACCGTCGAGACAGGCGAAACGTCCCTCGAGTTCGACGGCGACCTGCAGCTCAGTGCCGATCGAGCGCGCCTGCGCCGATTGCTCGAGAACCTCTTCCGGAACGCGATCGAGCACGGTCGTCCCGGGACCGCCACGGAGGGCCTGACGATCACCGTGACCAGCGGCGACCACGAGTTTGCCGTCGAGGACGACGGCGTCGGAATCTCGCCCGACGAAGCCGAACGCGTCTTCGAACGGGGCTTCACCACGAGCGGCGACGGCACTGGCTTCGGATTGGCGATCGTCGAGAGCATCGCGGAGGCACACGGCTGGAGCATTTCCGCCACCGAGAGCGACGCCGGTGGAGCACGGTTCGTATTCTCCGACGTCGTGCACGCCGACACCGGCATCGGTCGAACGATCGCCTGA
- a CDS encoding response regulator, whose protein sequence is MTPVGAANARGVEAPHVLHVDDEHGLVDLAATFLEREGLAVTTATDAETGLDRLEDNSIDAVVSDYDMPGTDGLEFLAAVREDYPDLPFILFTGKGSEEIASEAISRGVTDYLQKETGTDQYAVLANRIEESVRRYRAESELAETRRRHETLLANLPGMAYRATTEPGWPMSFVSEGCRAVTGYEAAQLTSGTVDWETDVIIPEDRVPARRTVETAVEQGEPFEVTYRITRKDGEERIVWEQGRAIDDGESADVTVLEGFITDVTARERNERALRTVSATQRAVLQQVTDGVFVVDLEAGEVLETNAAAADLTGYPEGELVGSDPKALLSAAETALADLTSAGEADLELPIARADGSPRRFTVSCSTLTFDEHRRLVLVLSPTE, encoded by the coding sequence ATGACACCCGTCGGGGCCGCAAACGCGCGCGGCGTGGAGGCCCCGCACGTCCTCCACGTCGACGACGAGCACGGGCTCGTCGACCTCGCTGCGACCTTCCTCGAACGCGAGGGGCTCGCGGTCACGACCGCGACCGACGCGGAGACCGGGCTCGATCGCCTCGAGGACAATTCGATCGACGCCGTCGTCAGCGACTACGACATGCCCGGCACCGACGGTCTCGAGTTCCTCGCTGCCGTCCGGGAGGACTATCCGGATCTCCCGTTTATCCTCTTTACGGGCAAAGGGAGCGAGGAGATCGCGAGCGAGGCGATCTCTCGTGGTGTCACTGACTACCTCCAGAAGGAGACCGGAACTGACCAGTACGCCGTCCTCGCGAACCGGATCGAGGAGTCCGTCCGTCGATACCGCGCCGAGAGCGAACTCGCAGAGACCCGTAGACGCCACGAGACCTTACTCGCCAACCTCCCGGGCATGGCGTATCGCGCGACGACCGAGCCGGGCTGGCCGATGTCGTTCGTCAGCGAGGGCTGTCGGGCGGTCACAGGGTACGAAGCGGCGCAATTGACCAGCGGGACGGTCGACTGGGAGACGGACGTGATCATTCCCGAGGATCGGGTCCCTGCTCGGCGGACGGTGGAGACGGCCGTCGAGCAGGGTGAGCCGTTCGAGGTGACCTACCGCATCACTCGCAAGGACGGCGAAGAACGGATCGTCTGGGAGCAGGGCCGGGCGATCGACGACGGCGAGTCCGCCGACGTCACCGTACTCGAGGGGTTCATCACCGACGTCACGGCTCGCGAACGCAACGAACGTGCGCTTCGAACGGTCTCAGCGACGCAGCGGGCGGTGCTCCAGCAGGTGACCGACGGCGTGTTCGTCGTCGACCTCGAAGCCGGGGAGGTCCTCGAGACCAACGCCGCCGCTGCCGACCTCACGGGCTACCCGGAGGGCGAACTCGTGGGGAGCGACCCCAAAGCGCTGTTGTCGGCCGCGGAAACGGCGCTGGCCGATCTCACGAGCGCCGGGGAAGCCGATCTGGAACTGCCGATCGCCAGGGCCGACGGCTCCCCCAGGCGCTTCACCGTGAGTTGCTCCACGCTCACGTTCGACGAGCATCGCCGGCTGGTCCTCGTGCTCTCCCCAACGGAGTGA
- a CDS encoding DHH family phosphoesterase: MTGPIPALTDRANRAAERLAAADHVLLASHADADGLASAAVGAAALERAGIPHDVQFADQLDEATIQRLASGREDVVFLTDFGSGQLDDVYAHLDPEATIVADHHQPLSPDAVPAGAPATAEYADAPYHVNPLLVGLDGARECSGAGATYAVARAIAERDPPAALGPEHAIQPGSDPDPRNRDLAALAIVGAVGDRQREDGELVGANVAIAAEGEAAGVLTTETDLGAYGTQTKPLPELLAHADEIRVPGVATDRNAAARFLDGLDLKLRTDGEWRRWAELTGEERQTVASGLCQRAIQRGVPAERIDEMVGTAYTLSGEEPATQLRDASEFATLLNATARYERSAVGLAVLLGDRDGALEEATDLLAEHRRNLSRGVRWVEDHGVTIESHCQWFDAGSEIPATIVGIVAGMAVGADGVDPSIPIVAFAEDGDEVKVSARATGGLVRRGVDLSEAMATAASAVDGSGGGHTVAAGATIPPDSTDEFVSVVDDVLATQLQT, translated from the coding sequence ATGACCGGGCCGATTCCGGCGCTGACCGACCGCGCGAACCGCGCAGCCGAGCGGCTGGCCGCGGCCGATCACGTCCTGTTGGCCTCTCACGCCGACGCGGACGGGCTGGCCAGCGCGGCGGTCGGTGCGGCGGCGCTCGAGCGTGCCGGGATCCCCCACGACGTGCAGTTCGCCGACCAGCTCGACGAGGCGACGATCCAGCGCCTCGCGTCCGGTCGCGAGGACGTCGTCTTCCTGACAGACTTCGGGAGCGGCCAGCTCGACGACGTGTACGCCCATCTCGACCCCGAGGCCACGATCGTCGCGGATCATCACCAGCCGCTGTCGCCCGATGCGGTCCCGGCGGGCGCGCCAGCGACGGCGGAGTACGCCGACGCGCCCTACCACGTCAATCCGCTACTGGTCGGGCTGGACGGCGCCCGTGAGTGCTCCGGGGCGGGGGCGACGTACGCCGTCGCCCGCGCCATCGCAGAGCGCGACCCGCCAGCGGCACTCGGCCCCGAGCACGCGATCCAGCCCGGCAGCGACCCCGATCCGCGGAACCGCGACCTCGCGGCGCTCGCTATCGTCGGCGCGGTCGGCGACCGACAGCGCGAGGACGGCGAACTCGTCGGCGCGAACGTCGCGATCGCCGCCGAGGGCGAGGCGGCCGGGGTCCTGACAACCGAGACGGACCTCGGGGCGTACGGCACGCAGACCAAACCGCTCCCCGAGCTGCTCGCCCACGCCGACGAGATCAGGGTTCCCGGCGTCGCGACCGACCGGAACGCCGCCGCACGATTCCTGGACGGACTCGACCTGAAACTCCGCACCGACGGCGAGTGGCGACGGTGGGCAGAACTCACCGGCGAGGAGCGCCAGACCGTGGCCAGCGGACTCTGCCAGCGTGCCATCCAGCGAGGCGTCCCGGCCGAGCGCATCGACGAGATGGTCGGCACCGCCTACACCCTCTCCGGCGAGGAACCAGCGACGCAGCTCCGGGACGCCAGCGAGTTCGCGACCCTGCTCAACGCGACCGCTCGCTACGAGCGCTCGGCGGTCGGCCTCGCCGTGCTGCTCGGCGACCGCGACGGTGCACTCGAGGAGGCAACCGATCTACTGGCCGAGCACCGGCGCAACCTCTCCCGCGGCGTGCGGTGGGTCGAGGACCACGGCGTGACGATCGAGTCCCACTGCCAGTGGTTCGACGCCGGCAGCGAGATTCCGGCGACGATCGTCGGCATCGTCGCCGGGATGGCCGTCGGCGCCGACGGCGTCGATCCGTCGATCCCGATCGTCGCCTTCGCCGAGGACGGCGACGAAGTGAAGGTCTCGGCCCGAGCGACCGGCGGACTCGTCCGGCGCGGCGTCGACCTCTCCGAGGCCATGGCGACGGCAGCGTCCGCCGTCGACGGGAGCGGCGGCGGTCACACGGTCGCCGCGGGGGCGACTATCCCGCCGGATTCGACGGACGAGTTCGTCTCAGTCGTGGACGACGTCCTGGCGACGCAGCTCCAGACCTGA
- a CDS encoding plastocyanin/azurin family copper-binding protein encodes MNETRSSTVSRREALTAAATALAGGAIATDDVEAQEQTVIDMTDDLVFAPDSVTVAPGTTVVWENVGQIPHSVTAYEDEIPEEAEYFASGGFENEQDARSSYPDGEIVGGDSYERTFDVEGEYGYFCIPHEANGMVATLTVAAGGGGGDGGGAAGPPEVTDDALSLAIGLMAALGSVIGLVFFFLKYNVGATEEPE; translated from the coding sequence GTGAACGAGACTCGTTCGTCGACCGTGTCACGACGGGAGGCACTGACGGCCGCTGCGACCGCGCTCGCGGGGGGCGCGATCGCAACCGACGACGTCGAGGCCCAGGAGCAGACGGTCATCGACATGACCGACGACCTCGTGTTCGCTCCGGACAGCGTCACCGTCGCACCTGGCACCACCGTGGTCTGGGAGAACGTCGGTCAGATCCCCCACAGCGTCACCGCCTACGAGGACGAGATTCCCGAAGAGGCCGAGTACTTCGCCAGCGGCGGCTTCGAGAACGAACAGGATGCCCGTTCGTCGTATCCCGACGGTGAGATCGTGGGCGGCGACAGCTACGAGCGAACCTTCGACGTCGAGGGCGAGTACGGCTACTTCTGCATCCCACACGAGGCCAACGGGATGGTCGCGACACTCACGGTCGCGGCGGGCGGTGGTGGCGGCGACGGCGGCGGTGCAGCCGGCCCACCGGAGGTTACTGACGACGCGCTCTCCCTCGCGATCGGGCTGATGGCGGCCCTGGGATCGGTCATCGGTCTCGTCTTCTTCTTCCTGAAGTACAACGTCGGTGCGACTGAGGAGCCCGAGTGA
- a CDS encoding cation-translocating P-type ATPase — MQPIDEARSGVSDADACTLCDLPTPEPPITDEEVPGTYCCRGCLEVSRTLDDPASADADAAAEALGAGSEAGGGTSSGDVDRDEDEIDGETAYLSVSGMHCATCEAFLESRATSADGVAAAAASYPTETLKVTYDPEAVERDALPGVVDALGYEASHRELDDDRDDQADVGRLLVGGFFGMMTMLWYVLFLYPVYVGVPADSLLVDLTGSAGTYLLVNVWLMATVVLGYTGYPLFRGAYVSLRAGHPNMDLLVAIAAAAAYTYSSAVALTGGTDVYFDVAIVVVMAVTIGNFYEDRTKRRAAGRLADLTTERVDEARRRIGAERRSNGATASTAETETVGVDALEPGDELVVKPGERVPIDGPIVEGDGILDESLVTGESRPVNKTAGDEAIGGSVLRDGRLVVRVEADAQSTLDRVVEVLWDVQSARPGAQRIADRIAAVFVPLVFVLAAVAGAVHLGLGAGFEGALLIALSVLVVSCPCALGLATPLAVARGVRESLADGVVVTDVSTFEAAHEADVVAFDKTGTLTTAEMQVHEVASSDDVEEATLLSRAAALEQYADHPVAAAIVEAADGPVDTVDQFERVPGSGVGGMIVATPDGGARAATGEPGTTDEATVGIEVLVGRLGLFEERGWSIPDAFADRAESARAAGNVPVLVGWNGRVEGVIVAGDEPRTEWERVVEDLAAERRVVVLTGDDASTERFDEHAGVDEVYAGLPPEGKTEVVRRLQAQETVAMVGDGVNDAPALAAADVAIALDHTALAADAAGAVVTTDDLRAVPRIFERTRATNGRIKQNLGWAFLYNAIALPLAVAGLLNPLFAAVAMASSSLLVVANSSRALVETSSRTLPENDRDGEHAGHDVEWDGKHGERDDSSGELMEPDREPEPEVQSE; from the coding sequence ATGCAGCCGATCGACGAGGCGCGATCCGGCGTGAGCGACGCGGACGCTTGCACGCTGTGTGACCTCCCGACGCCCGAGCCACCGATCACAGACGAGGAGGTGCCGGGAACGTACTGCTGCCGGGGCTGTCTCGAGGTCTCGCGGACGCTCGACGATCCAGCGAGCGCGGACGCCGACGCCGCTGCGGAAGCCCTCGGCGCCGGGAGCGAGGCGGGCGGCGGGACCAGTTCCGGGGACGTCGACCGGGACGAGGACGAGATCGACGGCGAGACGGCCTACCTCTCCGTCTCTGGGATGCACTGTGCGACCTGCGAGGCGTTCCTCGAGTCCCGGGCGACGAGCGCGGACGGCGTCGCTGCCGCCGCAGCGAGCTACCCCACCGAGACGCTGAAGGTGACCTACGATCCCGAAGCGGTCGAGCGGGACGCGCTTCCCGGCGTCGTCGACGCCCTGGGCTACGAGGCGAGCCACCGGGAACTCGACGACGATCGCGACGACCAGGCGGACGTCGGCCGGCTGCTCGTCGGTGGTTTCTTCGGGATGATGACGATGCTGTGGTACGTTCTCTTCCTCTACCCAGTCTACGTCGGCGTCCCCGCGGACTCCCTCCTGGTCGACCTCACCGGCTCGGCGGGCACCTACCTGCTCGTCAACGTCTGGCTGATGGCGACCGTCGTGCTCGGCTACACGGGCTACCCGCTCTTTCGCGGCGCCTACGTCAGCCTCCGGGCAGGCCACCCGAACATGGACCTCCTCGTCGCGATCGCGGCGGCTGCCGCCTACACCTACAGCAGTGCGGTCGCGCTCACCGGCGGCACCGACGTCTACTTCGACGTCGCGATCGTCGTGGTCATGGCCGTCACGATCGGCAACTTCTACGAGGACCGCACGAAACGCCGCGCCGCCGGCCGACTCGCCGACCTCACGACCGAGCGGGTCGACGAGGCCCGCAGACGGATCGGTGCCGAGCGCCGGAGTAACGGGGCCACCGCGAGCACGGCCGAGACCGAGACCGTCGGCGTCGACGCCCTCGAACCCGGCGACGAACTGGTCGTGAAGCCCGGCGAGCGCGTGCCGATCGACGGCCCCATCGTCGAGGGCGACGGGATCCTCGACGAGTCGCTCGTCACCGGCGAGTCCCGCCCGGTGAACAAGACGGCTGGCGACGAGGCGATCGGCGGCTCCGTCCTGCGCGACGGGCGACTCGTCGTTCGCGTCGAGGCCGACGCGCAGAGCACGCTCGATCGGGTCGTCGAGGTGCTCTGGGACGTGCAGAGCGCCCGCCCGGGAGCCCAGCGCATCGCGGACCGCATCGCCGCGGTGTTCGTCCCGCTCGTGTTCGTGCTCGCGGCCGTCGCTGGCGCCGTCCACCTCGGTCTCGGCGCGGGGTTCGAGGGTGCCCTGCTGATCGCCCTCTCCGTCCTGGTCGTCTCCTGTCCCTGCGCACTGGGACTCGCGACGCCGCTCGCGGTCGCCCGCGGCGTCCGGGAATCCCTGGCGGACGGGGTCGTCGTGACGGACGTCTCCACGTTCGAGGCCGCCCACGAGGCCGACGTGGTCGCCTTCGACAAGACCGGGACGCTCACGACCGCCGAGATGCAGGTCCACGAGGTCGCGAGCAGCGACGACGTCGAGGAGGCGACCCTCCTCTCGCGCGCCGCAGCCCTCGAACAGTACGCCGATCACCCGGTCGCCGCGGCGATCGTCGAGGCCGCTGACGGCCCCGTGGACACCGTCGATCAGTTCGAACGCGTCCCCGGAAGCGGCGTCGGCGGCATGATCGTCGCCACACCCGACGGCGGTGCGCGAGCGGCGACCGGGGAACCGGGGACGACCGACGAGGCGACAGTAGGAATCGAGGTCCTCGTCGGTCGACTCGGTCTCTTCGAGGAGCGCGGCTGGTCGATTCCGGACGCGTTCGCCGATCGCGCCGAGTCGGCCCGCGCCGCCGGGAACGTCCCCGTGCTCGTCGGCTGGAACGGGCGCGTCGAAGGGGTGATCGTCGCCGGGGACGAGCCCAGGACGGAGTGGGAGCGCGTCGTCGAGGACCTCGCCGCGGAGCGCCGGGTCGTCGTGCTCACCGGCGACGACGCCTCGACAGAGCGCTTCGACGAGCACGCCGGCGTCGACGAGGTGTACGCCGGCCTCCCGCCGGAGGGCAAGACGGAGGTCGTCCGTCGGCTGCAGGCCCAGGAGACCGTCGCGATGGTCGGCGACGGGGTCAACGACGCACCGGCGCTCGCTGCAGCGGACGTGGCAATCGCGCTCGACCACACTGCACTCGCCGCGGACGCCGCCGGAGCGGTCGTTACGACCGACGACCTGCGCGCCGTCCCGCGGATCTTCGAGCGCACCCGGGCGACGAACGGCCGGATCAAGCAGAACCTCGGCTGGGCGTTCCTGTACAACGCCATCGCCCTCCCGCTCGCGGTCGCAGGGCTGCTGAACCCGCTGTTCGCCGCCGTCGCCATGGCGTCGAGCAGTCTGCTCGTGGTCGCGAACTCCTCGCGTGCGCTGGTCGAGACCTCCTCGAGAACGCTGCCCGAGAACGATCGCGACGGCGAGCATGCAGGGCACGACGTCGAATGGGACGGCAAGCACGGGGAGCGGGACGACTCATCCGGGGAGCTGATGGAGCCGGATCGCGAACCCGAGCCAGAGGTGCAATCCGAATGA
- a CDS encoding amidohydrolase: MTDPADLVLTNGRVHRLAVPDPGDPRTWRGALAPDAPNDEPPEPDGSAIAIRDGEIVAIGSDRAVQWLVGIETAEIDLEGATILPGFIDAHTHLVQAGLALVHADLSVAEDREAALELLAEQAGGDADGAADWSDVDEAAESSDIDQAAESSPTHEPGDSSDVDEAAESSPTHEPEDSSDDWIVGVRYDESDWPSGDHPTRADLDRIADDRPVAAVRVDLHTAVLNSAALDLLDDPDPDDVETDDAGEPTGLVREDAVGVVEPVYDPGREATDRAVRAAIDEATRRGITGVHDKVRNSHAPRVYRDLDRADDLDCRIRIDYWADHREALAELGLRTGDGTELVQVGSLKTFTDGSIGGRSAKLRAPYADAAGDTGAAAGTESDGEAEDERGTWVVPPAELREIVDDATDARLQVQAHAIGDEAIGETIDALEASGTPAELADARHRIEHAELATDAQIERMAASGIVASMQPNFHRWARAGGLYETALGPERTARSNRLQTVTDAGVPLAFGSDGMPMDPLFGVEQAVTAPTDAQSLSVGAALVAYTGGAAFAGFDEDRIGSIEVGKQAALVALADSPWEEPESIADTHVALTVVEGRVVYDGR; this comes from the coding sequence ATGACCGATCCGGCCGACCTCGTACTCACCAACGGCCGCGTCCACCGACTCGCCGTCCCCGACCCCGGCGATCCGCGGACGTGGCGAGGCGCGCTGGCTCCCGACGCACCGAACGACGAACCGCCCGAGCCCGACGGGTCGGCGATTGCGATCCGCGACGGCGAAATCGTCGCGATCGGGAGCGACCGTGCCGTGCAGTGGCTCGTGGGCATCGAGACCGCCGAAATCGATCTCGAGGGCGCGACGATACTCCCGGGCTTTATCGACGCGCACACTCACCTCGTCCAGGCCGGCCTCGCGCTCGTCCACGCCGACCTGAGCGTCGCGGAGGATCGCGAGGCCGCGCTCGAACTGCTCGCCGAGCAGGCAGGCGGCGACGCCGACGGAGCGGCGGATTGGTCCGACGTCGACGAAGCGGCGGAATCGTCCGACATCGACCAAGCGGCGGAATCGTCTCCCACCCACGAACCGGGGGATTCATCCGACGTCGACGAAGCGGCGGAATCTTCTCCCACCCACGAACCGGAGGATTCGTCTGACGACTGGATCGTCGGCGTCCGTTACGACGAGAGCGACTGGCCCTCCGGCGACCACCCGACTCGCGCCGACCTCGACCGGATCGCCGACGATCGACCGGTCGCAGCCGTTCGCGTCGACCTCCACACTGCCGTCCTGAACTCGGCCGCGCTGGACCTGCTCGACGACCCCGATCCCGACGACGTCGAGACCGACGACGCGGGCGAACCGACCGGCCTCGTGCGCGAGGACGCCGTCGGCGTCGTCGAACCGGTGTACGATCCCGGCCGCGAGGCGACCGATCGAGCCGTCAGGGCTGCGATCGACGAAGCGACGCGGCGCGGGATCACGGGCGTCCACGACAAGGTGCGCAACTCCCACGCCCCCCGCGTCTATCGCGACCTCGACCGAGCCGACGACCTCGACTGCCGGATCCGGATCGACTACTGGGCGGACCACCGCGAGGCGCTCGCGGAACTGGGGCTCCGAACCGGCGACGGGACGGAACTGGTACAGGTCGGCTCGCTGAAGACGTTCACCGACGGGTCGATCGGGGGTCGGAGCGCGAAGCTCCGAGCGCCCTACGCCGACGCTGCGGGGGATACTGGCGCGGCTGCCGGGACGGAGAGCGACGGTGAGGCCGAGGACGAACGCGGGACCTGGGTCGTGCCACCCGCGGAACTCCGGGAGATCGTCGACGACGCGACCGACGCCAGACTCCAGGTGCAGGCCCACGCGATCGGGGACGAGGCGATCGGCGAGACGATCGACGCACTCGAAGCCAGCGGCACGCCCGCGGAACTCGCCGACGCCCGCCACCGGATCGAGCACGCCGAACTCGCGACCGACGCCCAGATCGAGCGCATGGCGGCGAGCGGAATCGTCGCCTCGATGCAGCCGAACTTCCACCGCTGGGCGCGCGCCGGGGGACTCTACGAGACGGCGCTCGGACCGGAGCGGACGGCCCGGAGCAACCGCCTGCAGACCGTCACAGACGCCGGCGTGCCGCTGGCCTTCGGGAGCGACGGGATGCCGATGGATCCGCTGTTCGGCGTCGAGCAGGCCGTGACCGCACCGACCGATGCACAGTCGCTGTCGGTCGGCGCCGCGCTCGTGGCCTACACCGGCGGCGCCGCGTTCGCGGGATTCGACGAGGACCGGATCGGCTCGATCGAGGTCGGCAAGCAGGCAGCCCTCGTGGCACTGGCAGATTCCCCGTGGGAAGAGCCGGAATCGATCGCCGATACGCACGTCGCGCTGACCGTCGTCGAGGGCCGGGTGGTCTACGACGGACGGTAG